Genomic window (Helicoverpa zea isolate HzStark_Cry1AcR chromosome 9, ilHelZeax1.1, whole genome shotgun sequence):
CAATCGCAGATTTTTCGTACATTAAGATCTTTGTAACTCAAATGACATACCTACTTTTACACAAATCAACATTGTCCTCTTTATCCTTGCAGGTTCCGAAGTAATGCATCGCTTCGAGCTCGAGCTGCAGAAGAAGGGTTTCTACAAGGGCTACAACCCTAAGATCAACCCGAGCCCGGCCAGCTCATTCGGTTCAGCTGCCTTCAGGTTCGGCCACAGCCTCGTGCAGTCCTCCATGGTGCGCTTCGATAGGTTCCATCGGCCTATGAGCAATAGTGAGTATCTTTGAACACCATTAGACTTTCTTCTAATATAGAATCTTCTGTCTTCTAAGCCGCCTCCAAAAGACGCCGACAACCTGTACGTAGAAAGAGATTTCAgtccaaaattaaatataacctTAAATGTTTTGAATGAACAACAATTTCCGCCTTTAATAGCGCCGAtacttttttcaaattaatatgatttattatattatttatttttctccagATGTATCCCTCCACGATGAACTAAGTAACCCATCCAACATCTGGTCTATCGGCGCAGTAGACCGTCTGCTCCTCGGCATGTTGAACCAGCCTATCCAGAAACGCGACGAATTCATCACGGAAGAGCTCACCAACCACCTCTTCCAGACTCCTCAGTTCGACTTCGGCATGGACTTGGCAGCTATCAACATCCAAAGAGGGAGGGACCATGGAGTTCCTCCGTATACATCATGGAGGGAACCATGTGGGTTGTCAGCTATTGAAGACTTTGATGATCTTCTGAGGGTAATGCCAGCTAGAGCTGCGAGAAAGATGAAGACTTTGTACAGGTGTGTTAtcaattttcacaataaaaattatattatgtaccaGTTGTATGTACGCTGTACTTATCAATGTGTTGAAATTTCAGGCATGTGGATGATATAGACCTGTTCACGGCGGGCATGGCAGAGAGGCCGGTGATCGGTGGCTTAGTGGGACCAACCTTTGCTTGTATCATAGCGCAGCAGTTCACCAATCTTAGGAAAGGAGATCGGTTTTGGTAAGTTTCAATAcataatttagataaaataaaatctcactaAATTCAGATATACTTAACCTGCAATACAATTTATGCTTTTAGGTACGAAAACGGAGGTTTCGAATCATCATTTACACCAGCCCAGCTTCAACAAATCCGTAGGATCTCTTTCGCACAAGTCCTCTGTCGCACTTTAGACAGCATCGATACAGTCCAACCTTTCGTCTTCCTCTCTACCGACAATCCCGACAATGACAGAATATCTTGCCAGAATGGACTGCTTAATAACTTTGACTTATCACCTTGGATTGAAATAGACTCAGAATCTGACAACGATATTAGTAAAGCTGAAGCTACCAGCCCAAAACCGACTAAAAAACCATCAACGACATCAAGACCTACAACGACAAAGAAAACAGCGGGAAAGGGTGCGATTAAGCCAAACAAAAAGAAGCCTGACATTAGCACTAGTACTATCAAAAACATGACTATTGAAAGTTTGACTAAAGAGAACCCGACTGACAAACTAAACGTGACAGACCTACAGAAAGACAATGACAAAGACGAACTGAACTTGACTCTGACTAATGCCATGACTACTACGACTGTAAAACCTAACATAACGACTAAACCCACCGTGACTAGACGTGACGTACAGATAGATGACAAACTTGACTTCAAAAACAAGAGCCGACGGTTTGACGACGTTAAAGTAGACTCTAGACGCAGACCTTCAACCAAGTATGACGAATATGAATATGACGATGAGGAAGACACTCAACAAGTGCAATCTGTTGTCATAAACAACGTTGCACATAAAAGACCTCAATACAACCGACCTAACAGCAGACCTAATAACAGACCAGTAATTACAGTGACTGAGAACATTGACAAATACACTTACTTGATCAACTATGTGCCGAGACCAACTGAGTCTTGGCGACAATCGAATAGGAGACCTACTACTGGACGACCTACATCTGACAGGGACGTGGTTAAAGTAACATATCAGACTTATGACGACACATACAGACGACCAAACAAACCTTACTATTACAACAGACAAGACAATCAAGAGACCAATTACAGATACAATAGACCGACTCATACGACTAAAATCAGCTACCCTTCCTCTGCTAGGTCCAATGACGAGACTGTGACACAGAAAACCAAAGTGACTGACAATCCTGAGACTAAAAGCGAAAGCACGACTGACTTATATAAACTTGTGACATTTGGATACGTAGGGACATACAAAGGTTCAGCTAGCACTACTGAAAAGAAAATGACTGACATGACTGACAAAACTGTGACTGACAAAAACATGACTGACAAAAAGGACATTGAAGCTGACATGACTGACAAAGAAGTGGCTGACAGACATAAAGCAGAAACTGTAAGTAAAGACTTCTCGACTTTTGACGCGAATgacaacaaaaatatgaaactatCGACATTTTACCTTTACGAGACCGCAACTAAGCCTTATTTACAGAGACCGACGAGACGTAACGACGAAGTACCGGTACAGACTAACAAATACTATTACATTAGGAATGTTCTTCACAAATACTCTAACACTGACAAGAATCCTTCTGGTCAGCCAAATAAAGAAGAGAAAAGAGAGGTCATAACAGATGGGTACAATAATCTTGGTGACCGTGAGGTCAATATAGAAGAGAGATCTGCAGTAGACAAGATGGCGTCCTTAGAAGACATAGAAGTAAAGTCTAATGTGCCGAGCCGACATAGAAACAGAGTGAAGCCTTCAAGTCCAGCTAAGACTCCATCTGTAGCCTTTCAAGTAATACCCAGTGAGAACAGGTGAGTAAGAACTTAGTTTAGAAAAATcggaattaaaattaatatttcacataattatgTTGCACATGTTATCTTCCACATATCAATTTCCTACATCATCTCAAGTGCAGTTCAACCTTCAAGCTAGATTTGCATAGATAACATTGTTTTCACATGTTTAATTATCAGCAATAGCTGCGGCAATAATATAATCACAAGAAGCAAGCTAATTATTTAACTAGTTACAAATTTGAAAATAGGAAATTGAAGAATCTTAACTTGCTCCTCATTTATATGACTTTCTTTTCCAGTCCATCACAATGGGCCGTTTACGACGAGAACTTGGATCTACCTGAACAGCACAGCATGCCGACCATCAAGACAGATCCTTACGCCCTGAAGGAGATACCCACACCCATAGCCTTCAACAGCTTCAGGAGACGAAGACCAGGACTTGGGAGGCATTGACGCATCTCCATGTTTTAGACGAAATCTTGCCTTAGTTCCAATTAATTAGATAAGTGTAAGAGCCAATATTGAATTTGtaatgttgaaatattttgtgataaagttATGAATGTAGGCAATGAAATTAGCTTTTTTGTGCCTATTTCGTTTTAAGAAAGTGGGCGTTATGGgcctgaaataaaattaaaatttattatgaaataatctATTAATAGCTCGTTTTGGTATTTTCCGCTTGACTGACGTGACTACTAAATGACATGATTTGATAATGACTTTACCTTCCCTAAATTATAGACTGACCAATAACTTTAATCGATGGCTGACAAAAATACTAGACTGACATTGAATTGTAGCTAATGTGACTGAGTTAATGAAATGACCCGACTTGACCAAATACGACTGACTGACAAACTGACCAATGGACCAACCGACTTGACTGAGACGACCGATTCGACAGAGTTCGAAGAAGTAGTAGTCAAGACACCTACGTACCAAATGACTTTCGGCACCGACTGTAAAACACGCACACATGACTAGAATGTTGATTGAGCTTCGACAATGAACAATGACTCGATTTACTCAACATCTATGGCAAAACTTATGACGTACAGTACTACACAAGTTGCTTACGATAACTAACAGTATACAGTATCAAGAGTATATGAACTACCTGCTTATAGGTAAAATCTTGACAAATATGTCAAATGACTGACTCAATGTGACTGAACTTTAACTGACTTCATTGACAAAAATACGTCTAAACTGACCTGACTGACAAAACTACTAATTTGACTGACGAATAACGTGACGTGACTAAAGAGACAACAACGCAGTaggacaaaatatatttttatttacgacATCAACTCACATGGTTATTTACTTGACATTACATAGTAACATTTTTATACTAGATCTCGTCATGACAAAGTTTATATAAGTACTGACAAACTGACTGACAACTCGCACAATGACAAAGACTGTTCggattaaaacattaataaataattatatttcattaatataccaataggtatgtttttatattatttttaatttacctactAGTTGTCTTAAGTATTTAagttttcacaatatttttgctttgtttTCTGGCCATTAAATGGcagatttcatttaatttgttatcaataaataattacttcttATTCTATACATTAAAATGAATCTAAACACAATATTACATTAACAGACAAATTAATTTAAGGTACACACAGTATAATAAGTAAATCAATCAAATTGTTAGCATTTACAAGTatgattgtattttattatcacTTTTCAACGTGACAATTCAGTTAATTCTTGATAATTTATTGATTACATCAAATattgtgattaaattattttaaactgataccaattttttttctttcaatacaCATAATTCTGCTGACACTCCTTATTAATCTTCTACTTAAGGTAATAGATATCTCTATTGTGTCGCATATTGAAACATATTTGCACTATAGCAAGTACAAAATCCTAGGTAGTTTACGCTTACTATCCTTGCATAATCAACTTCATTATATAATAATGTGATTCATAACTGATGCAATATTAGTCAGACATGTTCTGAATATCAAACAAGCTCTGTTTATCAAATATGAAAGACGTTATACTGTACAGTAGAACATACAATGATTACATTAGCGATACAAACTTTCCTGTTCCTGAGAATAACATATAGCAGTAATAAATTATGAGAATCAAAACAAATCACAgaaaacttttgtaaatatagtctaaagataaaaataagtacTGTCCAATTTGCTgacatttacaaacaaaaataacttaatgtATAATTGCACTAAATGGTCACCTATTAAATAGGCcaattattaagtaaataaaatactttttttcttAAACCATGTGTATCTCTTAATAAGGttttaggtacataaatatttttggcagtAACACTGaacatttattatacatttagCTAAATTGAATATTCTTTAATCCCTTTCTGGGTAAAACTGTACCAGCGTTTTGGCTAATTCCTGGGCCAGTTGTGGAGTGCTGGCACACAGGACCCTGCGTGAGAGCAAGTCAAGAGGTCCTCCTGCCGGGTCTATGACCACTCCACCAGCTTCTCTCACTATAATGTCTCCCGCAGCTATGTCCCATGCATGGATGCCAATTTCAAAGTTAGCATCAGCTCCACCCATGGCCACCATTGCCATGTTCAAGGCAGCAGAGCCCAGCGCCCGCAGGCCGTGACCTTTGCTCACAACGTGCTTGAAGTTCTCAAACACAATTTTACATCTCTCCTCATCTCTGCTGGTGCCAACTTCAAATGCAACGAGAGCATTACGAAGCTCAGTAACTTGTGACACGTGTATCTGTCTGCCGTTCAGAAACGCTCCCTGACCCTTCTTGGCGGTAAACAGTTGCTGCAGGTTCGGATTGTAGATAATACCGGCTACACACTCCTTGTTGATTGCCAGGCCCAAGGATATGCAGCAGTGCGGGAAACCATGCACAAAGTTCAGAGTTCCGTCTACTGGATCGATGATCCACGTCGGGGCGTCCGTCAGCTCGCATTTTACCCCGCTAGCCACAGACTCTTCACCAATAAACTTATGATCTGGGAAATGTTTCGAGAGGCCCCCAATAAGCGTCTCCTCCACCTTTTTATCTATTTCAGTAACAAGGTCGATGTCACAGGATTTCTTCTCGAAGACTTTGCAGCCACTTACGTGCTCACTTATAAGGTTTCCAGCGGATTTAACCAGTGATA
Coding sequences:
- the LOC124633480 gene encoding chorion peroxidase-like → MMRQSSLMQHCPLRGAPKCPPASKRYRTHDGTCNNINRPRWGSTMTPVQRFLAPSYSDGLQAARRSIFGTKLPSAREISSTIHEDRNAETVGVTHLLMQWGQFLDHDVTSSSQSRGFNGSVPRCCKDGGRDFVPKEFMHPECFPIPVPASDPFYGPRGVRCLDFVRSSPAPRDDCALGWREQLNQVSAYIDGSPLYGSSATKSDKLRLFRNGMLQYGRMQQRRPVLPPERRDELCRKGAVSTDCFKSGDARVNEHPGLVAAHIVWLRQHNRMAQELTHLNPHWSDEKIYQETRKIVGAMIQHITYREFLPIVLGSEVMHRFELELQKKGFYKGYNPKINPSPASSFGSAAFRFGHSLVQSSMVRFDRFHRPMSNNVSLHDELSNPSNIWSIGAVDRLLLGMLNQPIQKRDEFITEELTNHLFQTPQFDFGMDLAAINIQRGRDHGVPPYTSWREPCGLSAIEDFDDLLRVMPARAARKMKTLYRHVDDIDLFTAGMAERPVIGGLVGPTFACIIAQQFTNLRKGDRFWYENGGFESSFTPAQLQQIRRISFAQVLCRTLDSIDTVQPFVFLSTDNPDNDRISCQNGLLNNFDLSPWIEIDSESDNDISKAEATSPKPTKKPSTTSRPTTTKKTAGKGAIKPNKKKPDISTSTIKNMTIESLTKENPTDKLNVTDLQKDNDKDELNLTLTNAMTTTTVKPNITTKPTVTRRDVQIDDKLDFKNKSRRFDDVKVDSRRRPSTKYDEYEYDDEEDTQQVQSVVINNVAHKRPQYNRPNSRPNNRPVITVTENIDKYTYLINYVPRPTESWRQSNRRPTTGRPTSDRDVVKVTYQTYDDTYRRPNKPYYYNRQDNQETNYRYNRPTHTTKISYPSSARSNDETVTQKTKVTDNPETKSESTTDLYKLVTFGYVGTYKGSASTTEKKMTDMTDKTVTDKNMTDKKDIEADMTDKEVADRHKAETVSKDFSTFDANDNKNMKLSTFYLYETATKPYLQRPTRRNDEVPVQTNKYYYIRNVLHKYSNTDKNPSGQPNKEEKREVITDGYNNLGDREVNIEERSAVDKMASLEDIEVKSNVPSRHRNRVKPSSPAKTPSVAFQVIPSENSPSQWAVYDENLDLPEQHSMPTIKTDPYALKEIPTPIAFNSFRRRRPGLGRH
- the LOC124633485 gene encoding inositol monophosphatase 1, producing MDKIDEYFDVALSLVKSAGNLISEHVSGCKVFEKKSCDIDLVTEIDKKVEETLIGGLSKHFPDHKFIGEESVASGVKCELTDAPTWIIDPVDGTLNFVHGFPHCCISLGLAINKECVAGIIYNPNLQQLFTAKKGQGAFLNGRQIHVSQVTELRNALVAFEVGTSRDEERCKIVFENFKHVVSKGHGLRALGSAALNMAMVAMGGADANFEIGIHAWDIAAGDIIVREAGGVVIDPAGGPLDLLSRRVLCASTPQLAQELAKTLVQFYPERD